A genomic segment from Rubrobacter tropicus encodes:
- a CDS encoding long-chain fatty acid--CoA ligase, giving the protein MLEGLVQDYQLTLPAILRRAEQLYGYREIVTRRPDKSFHRHTFADFVSRSKKLAVALKKLGLEDGDRVGTLGWNTYQHLEAYFGVPCSGAVLHTLNPRLHEDDLSFIANHAEDRVMLVDETLVPVFQKFREKTNVEHAVVVTEGGEVPEGMISYEDLLSDADESDFEYRDFDEKQAAAMCYTSGTTGRPKGALYSHRSTVLHSMMAAMGNTFALSEKDCVLPVVPMFHVNAWGLPFASVLVGAKLMMPGPHLDPASLLEDFDQEEVTFTAGVPTVFLAVLQALDAEPDKYDLTKLRSMVIGGSAVPKGVVDAYDRRHGVNVVHAWGMTEMSPIGTVANLPTVVEELPEDEKLEYRAKQGNPVPFVEIRARGDEGFVPWDGESMGELEVRGPWVAKRYYNAPEGDDKFTDDGWFTTGDIVTIDRYGFIKITDRTKDLIKSGGEWISSVELENALMAHPAVSQAAVIAIPHEKWDERPLAAIVLKEGESATEEDLQSHLEKDFAKFWLPDAYEFVESIPMTATGKFQKLKLREQFEGYAPSKG; this is encoded by the coding sequence ATGCTTGAGGGGCTCGTCCAGGACTACCAGTTGACGCTGCCGGCGATCTTGCGCCGCGCGGAACAACTCTACGGCTACCGCGAGATAGTCACCCGCCGCCCGGACAAGTCCTTCCACCGCCACACCTTCGCCGACTTCGTCTCCCGGTCCAAAAAGCTCGCCGTGGCCCTGAAGAAACTCGGTTTGGAGGACGGCGACCGGGTGGGCACCCTGGGATGGAACACCTACCAGCATCTGGAGGCGTACTTCGGGGTGCCGTGCTCGGGGGCGGTGCTCCACACGCTGAACCCGAGGCTGCACGAGGACGACCTCTCGTTCATAGCGAACCACGCCGAGGATAGGGTGATGCTCGTCGACGAGACGCTCGTGCCCGTCTTCCAGAAGTTCAGGGAGAAGACCAACGTCGAGCACGCCGTCGTCGTCACCGAGGGCGGGGAGGTCCCTGAGGGCATGATCTCCTACGAAGACCTCCTCTCCGACGCCGACGAGTCGGACTTCGAGTACCGCGACTTCGACGAGAAGCAGGCCGCCGCGATGTGCTACACCTCGGGCACCACGGGCCGCCCCAAGGGGGCCCTCTACTCCCACCGCTCGACGGTCCTCCACTCCATGATGGCCGCGATGGGCAACACGTTCGCCCTCTCCGAGAAGGACTGCGTGCTCCCCGTCGTCCCGATGTTCCACGTCAACGCCTGGGGCCTGCCGTTCGCCTCCGTGCTCGTCGGCGCCAAGCTCATGATGCCCGGCCCCCACCTCGACCCCGCGAGCCTGCTGGAGGACTTCGATCAGGAAGAGGTCACGTTCACGGCCGGCGTCCCGACCGTCTTCCTGGCCGTGTTGCAGGCGCTCGACGCGGAGCCGGACAAGTACGACCTCACAAAGCTCAGGAGCATGGTCATAGGGGGGTCCGCGGTGCCGAAGGGCGTCGTGGACGCCTACGACAGGCGGCACGGCGTCAACGTCGTCCACGCCTGGGGCATGACGGAGATGAGCCCCATAGGGACGGTCGCGAACCTGCCGACGGTGGTCGAGGAGTTGCCGGAAGACGAGAAGCTGGAGTACAGGGCCAAGCAGGGCAATCCCGTGCCGTTCGTGGAGATAAGGGCAAGGGGCGACGAGGGGTTCGTGCCGTGGGACGGGGAGTCGATGGGCGAGCTCGAGGTGCGGGGCCCCTGGGTGGCGAAGCGGTACTACAACGCGCCCGAGGGCGACGACAAGTTCACCGACGACGGCTGGTTCACGACCGGGGACATCGTGACCATAGACCGTTACGGGTTTATCAAGATCACGGACAGGACCAAGGACCTCATAAAGAGCGGCGGCGAGTGGATAAGCTCGGTCGAGCTCGAGAACGCCCTGATGGCCCACCCGGCCGTCTCCCAGGCCGCCGTCATAGCGATCCCCCACGAGAAATGGGACGAGAGGCCGCTCGCCGCGATAGTCCTGAAAGAGGGCGAGAGCGCCACGGAGGAAGACCTCCAGAGCCACCTCGAAAAGGACTTCGCGAAGTTCTGGCTGCCGGACGCCTACGAGTTCGTCGAGTCCATACCCATGACGGCCACGGGCAAGTTCCAGAAGCTCAAGCTGCGCGAGCAGTTCGAGGGCTACGCGCCCTCGAAGGGCTGA
- a CDS encoding thermonuclease family protein, which produces MLARIGALSTAAKVLLAFSALLILVLCVVVSPLMVVVAFLALLVAVFALIVRILRRRPLRTWGLVAGSSLALLVVFSGISGALYGGGGQGQNADSSGEGRRAAAAPKPEPTEESKEEPRPEPAEDEEDTGRYDAVATVTRVVDGDTVEIEPAVEGNDEVRLIGVDTPETVDPGEDVEPYGPESSNYATSVLEGEQVELEFDEERTDRYGRLLAYVYLAGDEMFNGELVEGGYAQVYTVDPNSRYEERFRAFQEDAKRAEIGIWGLPKDEQCELADRGNGIGEGTPGCEDGQNPTPEPAPEPEPEPRPAPRPEPESIPLSPDASASASPEPEPAPAPSSGDLDCENFDTHAEAQAVYERDTSDPNGLDGPIGEGYTGEQGIACEELLGASEASPPPSASPEASASASAPSPAPSGGGAPSGGGDIDCDEVDGPIPTPPGDPDGLDGDGDGLSCE; this is translated from the coding sequence ATGCTTGCCAGGATTGGCGCTCTTTCGACTGCCGCGAAGGTGTTGCTTGCTTTCTCGGCCCTCCTCATCCTCGTCCTCTGCGTCGTGGTGAGCCCCCTGATGGTAGTCGTGGCGTTCCTGGCGCTCCTCGTCGCCGTCTTTGCCCTGATCGTCCGCATCCTCAGGCGGAGACCGCTCAGGACGTGGGGGTTGGTGGCAGGGTCCTCGCTCGCGCTCCTCGTCGTGTTCTCCGGCATATCCGGGGCGCTCTACGGCGGTGGCGGCCAGGGGCAAAACGCCGACTCCTCGGGCGAAGGGCGGCGGGCGGCGGCGGCGCCAAAGCCGGAGCCGACGGAAGAGAGTAAGGAGGAGCCCAGGCCCGAGCCTGCGGAGGACGAGGAAGACACCGGACGGTACGACGCCGTGGCGACGGTCACGAGGGTGGTGGACGGGGACACCGTGGAGATAGAGCCCGCCGTGGAAGGCAACGACGAGGTGCGCCTGATCGGCGTGGACACCCCGGAGACCGTGGACCCGGGCGAGGACGTCGAGCCCTACGGCCCGGAGTCCTCCAACTACGCGACCTCCGTGCTCGAGGGCGAGCAGGTGGAGCTCGAGTTCGACGAGGAGAGGACCGACCGGTACGGCAGGCTCCTTGCCTACGTCTACCTCGCGGGCGACGAGATGTTCAACGGGGAGCTCGTGGAGGGCGGCTACGCCCAGGTCTACACGGTCGATCCGAATTCGCGATACGAGGAGCGCTTCCGTGCGTTCCAGGAGGATGCCAAACGCGCCGAGATCGGCATCTGGGGGCTCCCCAAGGACGAGCAGTGCGAGCTCGCCGATAGGGGCAACGGCATCGGCGAGGGCACGCCGGGCTGCGAGGACGGACAGAATCCCACGCCCGAACCCGCTCCGGAACCCGAACCCGAGCCACGACCCGCGCCGCGACCTGAACCTGAGTCGATCCCTTTGTCCCCGGACGCCTCGGCCTCGGCGAGCCCCGAGCCCGAGCCAGCCCCAGCGCCCTCCTCCGGCGACCTCGACTGCGAGAACTTCGACACCCACGCTGAAGCGCAGGCGGTCTACGAGCGGGACACGAGCGACCCGAACGGGCTGGACGGCCCAATCGGCGAGGGCTACACGGGCGAGCAGGGCATCGCCTGCGAGGAACTGCTCGGCGCGTCCGAAGCCTCCCCTCCGCCCTCGGCCAGCCCGGAGGCTTCCGCTTCGGCGAGCGCACCGTCTCCCGCTCCTAGCGGCGGCGGGGCACCGTCCGGCGGAGGCGACATAGACTGCGACGAGGTGGACGGCCCGATCCCGACCCCGCCCGGAGATCCCGACGGCCTCGACGGCGACGGGGACGGCCTCTCGTGCGAGTAG
- a CDS encoding Fic family protein encodes MQTEQRTYGETHPWITFRCDTDRFPTNLWMNLGEARSECESIARTPLLPEVAKELHTLYVAKGVLATAAIEGNTLTEEQVRDHLEGKLELPPSREYLRKEVQNIVDAINSMAGDTLKSSSVAISVEEIKDYNLRVLDGLELDEDVVPGEFRTGSFGVGRYRGAPAEDLDYLMQQMCDWLNHGSFCMPEEQQNRVVFGLLRAILAHLYIAWIHPFGDGNGRTARLVEFKVLIAAGVPSPACQLLSNHYNLTRNDYYRQLDRASRSGGDIVPFIVYAMQGFVDGLHEQMNRIWDEQMEVVWRNFVHDAFSDKGTDKESTTAKRRRHLLLDLSEVSAELLVDEEWVDIRRLDEVSVRVAKEYASLTHKTLRRDLTALQKMELVEVKGGSVRARRERITAFLPLRRDPNVLPEPALDGLAQVDL; translated from the coding sequence ATGCAGACAGAACAGCGCACATATGGGGAAACCCACCCCTGGATCACGTTCCGATGCGACACCGACCGTTTCCCAACAAACCTCTGGATGAACCTTGGCGAGGCACGCTCGGAGTGTGAGAGCATAGCCAGAACGCCGCTGCTTCCCGAGGTGGCGAAGGAGCTGCACACCCTGTACGTGGCCAAGGGCGTGCTGGCGACGGCGGCCATAGAGGGCAACACCTTGACGGAGGAGCAAGTCCGCGACCATCTGGAGGGAAAGCTCGAGCTTCCACCCTCCCGGGAGTACCTGCGCAAGGAAGTCCAGAACATAGTCGACGCCATCAACTCCATGGCCGGTGACACCCTGAAGAGTTCGAGCGTGGCGATCTCGGTGGAGGAGATCAAGGACTACAACCTCCGGGTGCTCGACGGGCTCGAGCTCGACGAGGACGTCGTCCCTGGAGAATTCCGTACCGGCTCTTTTGGCGTCGGGCGCTACAGGGGCGCCCCCGCCGAGGATCTCGACTACCTTATGCAGCAGATGTGCGACTGGCTCAACCACGGGAGTTTCTGCATGCCAGAGGAGCAGCAAAACCGCGTGGTCTTTGGCCTTCTGAGGGCCATACTCGCGCACCTCTACATCGCATGGATACACCCCTTCGGGGACGGCAACGGGAGGACCGCCAGGCTCGTAGAGTTCAAGGTCCTTATCGCCGCCGGGGTGCCCTCGCCCGCCTGCCAGCTGTTGAGCAACCATTACAACCTGACGCGCAACGATTACTACCGTCAACTGGACAGGGCGAGCAGGTCCGGAGGAGACATCGTGCCGTTCATCGTCTACGCGATGCAAGGCTTCGTCGATGGCCTACACGAGCAGATGAACCGAATCTGGGACGAGCAGATGGAGGTGGTGTGGCGCAACTTCGTCCACGATGCCTTCTCGGACAAGGGGACGGATAAGGAGTCGACCACCGCCAAACGCCGTCGCCATCTGCTGCTGGATCTCTCAGAGGTGAGCGCCGAGCTCCTTGTAGACGAGGAGTGGGTGGACATCCGTCGCCTGGACGAGGTGAGTGTTCGGGTCGCGAAGGAGTACGCGAGCCTCACACACAAAACGCTCCGCAGGGATTTAACCGCGTTGCAGAAGATGGAGCTAGTCGAGGTGAAGGGTGGATCGGTACGCGCCCGCAGGGAACGCATAACCGCCTTCCTGCCGCTCCGAAGGGATCCAAACGTGCTACCGGAGCCTGCTCTCGATGGACTCGCCCAAGTCGATCTTTAG
- a CDS encoding sulfotransferase family protein, which translates to MKVVGAGFGRTGTKSLQAALEELGFGPCYHMTELFEHPEHAETWEAARRGEPVDWDGFLGDYEAAVDWPACTFYEELMERYPDAKVLLSVRDPDRWYESVCNTIYELSRLTVISPLSRPTFRLVGLFVPAIGKVSRMNNRLIWEDTFDGKFEDREYAKAIFERHNADVRRRVSPEKLLVYEVKDGWDPLCDFLGVEVPGKPFPRLNDTAEMRSRVRAVRAVSLAVPAVLALLAGGLYLTFSRLSRQPRA; encoded by the coding sequence TTGAAGGTCGTAGGGGCCGGCTTCGGCAGGACGGGAACGAAATCGTTGCAGGCGGCCCTGGAGGAACTCGGGTTCGGCCCCTGCTACCACATGACCGAGCTCTTCGAGCACCCGGAGCACGCCGAGACCTGGGAGGCAGCCCGCCGGGGCGAGCCGGTCGACTGGGACGGTTTCCTGGGGGATTACGAGGCCGCCGTCGACTGGCCGGCCTGCACGTTCTACGAGGAGTTGATGGAGAGGTACCCGGACGCGAAGGTGCTCCTCAGCGTCCGCGACCCCGACCGGTGGTACGAGAGCGTGTGCAACACCATCTACGAGCTGAGCAGGCTCACCGTCATCTCGCCCCTCTCGCGGCCGACCTTCCGCCTCGTCGGCCTCTTCGTGCCCGCCATCGGCAAGGTCAGCCGCATGAACAACAGGTTGATCTGGGAAGACACCTTCGACGGCAAATTCGAAGACAGGGAATACGCCAAGGCTATCTTCGAGCGCCACAACGCCGACGTGCGGCGCAGGGTGTCCCCGGAAAAGCTCCTCGTCTACGAGGTGAAGGACGGTTGGGACCCTCTCTGCGACTTTCTGGGCGTCGAAGTGCCCGGCAAGCCCTTCCCGCGCCTCAACGACACGGCCGAGATGCGCAGCAGGGTGCGGGCGGTGCGCGCCGTCTCCCTCGCGGTGCCGGCCGTATTGGCGCTGCTGGCCGGAGGCCTGTACCTGACCTTCTCCCGGCTTAGTCGGCAACCTCGGGCTTGA
- a CDS encoding RrF2 family transcriptional regulator: protein MQVSAKTDYALRAAAELAKAASEGSGPLKGERISDAQGIPKKFMENILHDLKRAGLVRTQRGASGGYWLALPPDEIWLAGIIRAVEGPLANVRGEWPEAVEYTGAAEHLQDIWIAVRASMRAVLESVTLADLVNGDLPDQIVQLTSDPEAWVHH, encoded by the coding sequence TTGCAGGTCTCGGCCAAGACGGACTACGCGCTCAGGGCCGCCGCCGAGTTGGCGAAGGCCGCCTCCGAAGGTTCGGGGCCTTTGAAGGGGGAGAGGATCTCCGACGCCCAGGGCATCCCGAAGAAGTTCATGGAGAACATCCTCCACGACCTGAAACGCGCCGGCCTCGTCCGCACCCAGCGCGGCGCCTCCGGCGGCTACTGGCTCGCGCTGCCGCCGGACGAGATCTGGCTCGCAGGCATCATCCGCGCCGTCGAGGGACCGCTGGCAAACGTCCGTGGCGAGTGGCCCGAGGCCGTCGAGTACACGGGTGCCGCCGAGCACCTCCAAGACATCTGGATCGCCGTCCGCGCCAGCATGAGGGCCGTGCTCGAGTCCGTCACCCTGGCCGACCTCGTAAACGGCGACCTCCCCGATCAGATCGTCCAACTAACCAGCGACCCCGAAGCGTGGGTGCACCACTAG
- a CDS encoding DUF3140 domain-containing protein: MAKDEQQIVEEFGEAVNMTRKELEDWLQTDESQSVGQSDGGGESKGHESGRKIVEILGKNKSDYTDDDVDHMRRVVSYVHRHQAQKPSGDVEDSTWRYSLLNWGHDPLK; encoded by the coding sequence GTGGCGAAGGACGAGCAGCAGATCGTCGAGGAGTTCGGCGAGGCGGTCAACATGACGCGCAAGGAGCTGGAGGACTGGCTCCAGACGGACGAGTCCCAGAGCGTGGGCCAGAGCGACGGCGGCGGCGAGTCGAAGGGGCACGAGTCGGGCAGGAAGATCGTGGAGATCCTTGGGAAGAACAAGTCGGACTACACCGACGACGACGTGGACCACATGCGCCGCGTGGTCTCCTACGTGCACCGCCACCAGGCCCAGAAGCCCTCGGGCGACGTCGAGGATTCGACCTGGCGTTACAGCCTGCTCAACTGGGGACATGATCCCCTGAAGTAG
- a CDS encoding hypervirulence associated TUDOR domain-containing protein, giving the protein MAQEFKQGDRVKWNTPQGETYGKVKKRLTSPTEVGGQKVDASSDDPRYVVESEKSGKEAAHKPDSLSKA; this is encoded by the coding sequence ATGGCCCAGGAGTTCAAGCAGGGCGACCGCGTAAAGTGGAACACTCCGCAAGGTGAGACCTACGGCAAGGTGAAGAAGAGGCTCACCTCCCCCACGGAGGTCGGCGGCCAGAAGGTCGACGCCTCAAGCGACGATCCGCGCTACGTGGTGGAGAGCGAGAAGAGCGGCAAAGAAGCCGCCCACAAGCCCGACTCGCTGAGCAAGGCGTAG
- a CDS encoding sulfotransferase family protein: MKVVGAGFGRTGTTSLKAALETLGFGSAYHMTEVFEHPEHVGFWEAAGRGEPVDWEEFFSGYGVAVDWPACAFYGELMEAFPGAAVILTVRDPGRWYESVLSTIYGIHRISSGPAPIRTAFAIAGLFAPGVTGIARLADEIVWKGTFDGRFEDETYAIETFQRHNERVLRSVPPERLLVYDVKEGWAPLCDFFGLDIPDEPFPHLNDAREMRLRLLGLVAASAATPVVVVAGVVAALAYLLRRARYGRG, translated from the coding sequence TTGAAGGTCGTTGGCGCCGGTTTCGGCCGCACGGGCACCACTTCTCTCAAGGCCGCGCTGGAGACGCTGGGTTTCGGTTCCGCCTACCACATGACCGAGGTCTTCGAGCACCCCGAGCACGTCGGATTCTGGGAGGCCGCCGGTCGCGGGGAGCCGGTCGACTGGGAGGAGTTCTTCTCCGGCTACGGTGTCGCGGTGGATTGGCCCGCCTGCGCTTTCTACGGGGAGCTAATGGAGGCGTTCCCCGGGGCGGCCGTGATCCTGACGGTCCGCGACCCCGGACGCTGGTACGAGAGCGTCCTCTCCACGATCTACGGGATACACAGGATCTCCTCGGGCCCCGCCCCGATCAGGACGGCCTTCGCCATCGCGGGCCTCTTCGCCCCCGGCGTGACGGGCATAGCCCGCCTGGCGGACGAAATCGTCTGGAAGGGCACCTTCGACGGCCGTTTCGAGGACGAGACCTACGCCATCGAAACGTTCCAACGCCACAACGAACGGGTCCTCCGCAGCGTCCCGCCCGAACGCCTGCTCGTCTACGACGTGAAGGAGGGATGGGCGCCCCTGTGCGATTTCTTTGGTCTCGACATACCGGACGAACCCTTCCCGCACCTCAACGACGCGCGGGAGATGCGCCTGAGGCTCCTCGGGCTCGTCGCGGCCTCGGCCGCCACTCCGGTCGTCGTCGTAGCCGGCGTTGTCGCGGCGCTGGCCTACCTTCTGCGCCGAGCCCGCTACGGGCGCGGTTAG
- a CDS encoding recombinase family protein gives MDSLIARPRPRYGFSYVRDERGRPVGYEVCEPEMAVVRRIFAMLDAGASIRAVQMSLEGDGIKAPRGGPLWSRDTIRNAVREDTYVPHSPAELEALAAEGVLSEEVLAGLDPAKSYGVAYYGRTRSAYESMRSKRRKVEQAPRSEWTAIPVPLVGAGLDRGQIERARALIADNRAPSKVGDHEYHLSRGFLFCADCGRAMVSYARRFPTRTHRYYRCDGERKTRGTAPPCPNRRSHEAHGLEYLAASTFEAHASRDGLLRLYDEAVARREERTGARGDLERRAALSEKLSELELERRGYLRQNARGVLPDADLDAMLADVDEQREAVEAELGASKDRAAEAERLRAARDSLAAHDPVRSTWAEDPDAVMPWEYLTQGATTEEIRNAYRRLGARFEVDAEGELTLRLELDLGAVALQPTSSP, from the coding sequence ATGGATTCTCTCATAGCCCGGCCCCGCCCCCGCTACGGTTTTTCCTACGTCCGGGACGAAAGAGGCCGACCGGTCGGCTACGAGGTCTGCGAGCCGGAGATGGCCGTCGTGCGCAGGATCTTCGCCATGCTGGACGCGGGCGCTTCCATCCGGGCCGTGCAGATGTCCCTAGAGGGGGACGGCATAAAGGCCCCGAGGGGCGGGCCGCTGTGGTCCCGCGACACGATCAGGAACGCGGTCCGCGAGGACACGTACGTCCCCCACTCCCCGGCCGAGCTCGAGGCGCTGGCGGCAGAGGGCGTGCTTTCGGAGGAGGTGCTGGCCGGCCTCGACCCCGCGAAGAGCTACGGGGTTGCGTACTACGGCAGGACCCGCAGCGCCTACGAGTCGATGCGCTCGAAGCGTCGCAAGGTCGAGCAGGCGCCGCGCTCGGAGTGGACCGCGATTCCGGTACCCCTCGTCGGCGCGGGCCTGGACCGCGGGCAGATCGAGCGGGCGCGCGCCCTCATCGCGGACAACAGGGCGCCGTCGAAGGTCGGCGACCACGAGTACCACCTGTCGCGGGGTTTCCTGTTCTGCGCCGACTGCGGCCGGGCGATGGTGAGCTACGCCCGCCGCTTCCCGACGAGGACGCACCGCTACTACCGGTGCGATGGGGAGCGTAAGACGCGAGGGACGGCGCCCCCGTGCCCGAACCGCCGGTCCCACGAGGCGCACGGACTCGAGTACCTGGCGGCCTCGACCTTCGAGGCGCACGCCAGCCGGGACGGCCTGCTGAGGCTCTACGACGAAGCCGTGGCCCGGCGGGAGGAGCGGACCGGGGCGCGCGGCGACCTCGAACGCCGCGCCGCGCTTTCGGAGAAGTTGTCCGAACTGGAGCTCGAGCGGCGGGGCTACCTGCGCCAGAACGCCCGCGGCGTTCTCCCCGACGCGGACCTGGACGCCATGCTCGCCGACGTTGACGAGCAGCGGGAGGCCGTGGAAGCCGAACTCGGGGCCTCCAAGGACAGGGCAGCGGAGGCCGAGCGGCTGCGGGCGGCCCGCGACTCGCTGGCGGCCCACGACCCGGTGCGCAGCACATGGGCCGAGGACCCTGATGCCGTCATGCCGTGGGAGTACCTGACCCAGGGCGCCACGACGGAGGAGATAAGGAACGCGTACAGACGGCTCGGCGCCCGCTTCGAGGTGGACGCTGAAGGCGAGCTCACCCTGCGCCTGGAGCTCGATTTGGGCGCTGTCGCGTTGCAACCGACAAGTTCACCCTGA
- a CDS encoding TetR/AcrR family transcriptional regulator — translation MPRTKEFRPDEALDAAMHLFWRKGYGATSMRDLLESMSIGRGSFYDTFGDKHALFLSALDRFENARASWVIETLESSGLNGIEEVFRRTVEGLVSFEPRRGCLLANTAVELAPYDPEVAGRISAYVRRTEGAFEGALIRAREAGEISKEDPKPLARFLVTNLHGLRVLARAGVERRTLEDAARVALQALRS, via the coding sequence GTGCCGAGGACCAAGGAGTTCAGGCCGGATGAGGCCCTGGACGCCGCGATGCACCTGTTCTGGCGCAAGGGGTACGGGGCGACATCCATGCGCGACCTGCTCGAAAGCATGAGCATAGGACGCGGCAGCTTCTACGACACCTTCGGGGACAAGCACGCCCTGTTCCTCTCGGCCCTCGACCGCTTCGAGAACGCGAGGGCTTCGTGGGTGATCGAGACACTCGAGAGCTCCGGCCTGAACGGGATAGAAGAGGTCTTCAGGCGGACGGTAGAAGGTTTGGTCTCGTTCGAGCCGCGCAGGGGGTGTTTGTTGGCGAACACCGCCGTCGAACTCGCGCCGTACGATCCGGAGGTGGCGGGCAGGATCTCGGCCTACGTCCGGCGCACCGAAGGGGCGTTCGAAGGCGCCTTGATCCGCGCCAGAGAGGCGGGAGAGATTTCGAAAGAAGATCCGAAGCCCCTTGCCCGTTTCCTCGTAACCAACCTGCACGGCCTGCGCGTGTTGGCGAGGGCCGGGGTAGAGCGCCGGACGCTCGAAGACGCGGCCCGCGTCGCTTTGCAGGCATTGAGGTCTTGA
- a CDS encoding DUF4352 domain-containing protein, with protein MKRWFRVAVIVLALAGCSQEDPQAERQEQNAAADERRGGPTTTQAQEPAGMGETAEVGPFAVTLNSATRKSGDDRRHAVVDLTLENRTQEPANASGADYLLRDGEGYSFEPGSAPDQRPRPEGQVEPGGKASGQVGFELGDEPADGRLELSVSLPEQPQARAARFEFEAEEERQNPEPKPEPEAAEKEEPPPATSVRTGYSVVEDPSGSLSVEVPSSWSSETGADSEKQGGEGSYSYHAGEYLTSSITTARSLDAWYGDLPGSGQGSGAYLVASEALARQYTDDELIYSLLHDDKAAECAEGPARDLDRAPYSGKVQAWFDCNGADNAHYVFAAAPAGRACVVAGVAKIAPGAAEADQEAVEHIIDSFEVDCGVLPPAEPLESQATASPSASASGSASASATPPASPEPSGRSCEETQAILNGEAPGFETLTSEELLACGLSPEAIDPCEGNPDPNCGENLPEGAYPSINGPDSPPPSSTDPVSPPAVEGVPQECEDFASQEAAQDFLEEDPSDPANLDGDGDGVACE; from the coding sequence ATGAAACGATGGTTCCGCGTCGCGGTGATTGTACTGGCGCTAGCGGGCTGCAGTCAGGAGGACCCGCAGGCCGAACGCCAGGAACAGAATGCCGCGGCGGACGAGCGGCGCGGAGGTCCCACGACGACCCAGGCGCAGGAGCCCGCAGGCATGGGAGAGACCGCCGAGGTCGGCCCATTCGCCGTGACGCTCAACTCCGCCACGCGGAAGTCCGGCGACGACCGCCGCCACGCGGTGGTGGACCTCACCCTCGAGAACCGAACGCAGGAGCCCGCGAACGCCTCAGGCGCCGACTACCTGCTGCGGGACGGGGAGGGCTACTCCTTCGAGCCCGGCTCGGCGCCCGACCAGAGGCCGCGCCCCGAGGGCCAGGTCGAGCCCGGAGGCAAGGCGAGCGGCCAGGTCGGCTTCGAGCTCGGCGACGAGCCCGCCGACGGGCGGCTGGAGCTGTCCGTCTCCCTGCCCGAGCAACCCCAGGCGCGGGCGGCGCGCTTCGAGTTCGAGGCCGAAGAAGAGCGGCAGAACCCCGAACCAAAGCCCGAGCCCGAAGCCGCAGAGAAGGAAGAGCCGCCCCCGGCCACGTCGGTGAGGACCGGCTACAGCGTCGTCGAGGACCCGAGCGGGAGTCTGTCGGTCGAGGTTCCCTCTTCCTGGAGCTCCGAGACTGGCGCCGACTCCGAGAAGCAAGGCGGGGAGGGCAGCTATTCGTACCACGCCGGGGAGTACCTGACCTCCTCCATCACGACCGCGCGCAGCCTCGACGCGTGGTACGGAGACCTGCCCGGCAGCGGCCAAGGGTCGGGGGCGTACCTCGTGGCGTCCGAGGCACTCGCGCGGCAGTACACGGACGACGAGCTGATCTACTCGCTCCTCCACGATGACAAGGCCGCCGAGTGCGCCGAGGGACCGGCCCGCGACCTCGACCGCGCCCCGTACTCCGGCAAGGTCCAGGCCTGGTTCGACTGCAACGGCGCCGACAACGCCCATTACGTGTTCGCGGCCGCGCCCGCAGGCCGGGCGTGCGTGGTGGCGGGGGTGGCGAAGATCGCGCCCGGCGCCGCGGAGGCGGACCAGGAGGCGGTGGAGCACATAATCGACAGCTTCGAGGTCGACTGCGGGGTCCTGCCGCCTGCCGAGCCCCTCGAATCTCAGGCGACGGCCTCGCCCTCGGCTTCGGCCTCGGGTTCCGCGTCGGCATCCGCGACGCCGCCGGCGTCTCCCGAGCCGTCGGGGCGGAGCTGCGAGGAGACGCAGGCCATACTCAACGGCGAGGCCCCGGGCTTCGAGACCCTGACGTCGGAGGAGTTGTTGGCTTGCGGCCTCAGCCCCGAGGCGATCGACCCGTGCGAGGGAAACCCCGACCCCAACTGTGGCGAGAACCTCCCGGAGGGCGCCTACCCGAGCATCAACGGGCCCGACTCGCCCCCGCCGTCCTCGACCGATCCGGTATCGCCTCCCGCCGTCGAGGGGGTCCCGCAGGAATGCGAAGACTTCGCGAGCCAGGAAGCGGCGCAGGACTTCTTAGAAGAGGATCCGAGCGACCCCGCCAACCTCGACGGCGATGGGGACGGCGTGGCGTGCGAGTAG
- a CDS encoding DUF3140 domain-containing protein translates to MTNDDRRQAIDEFDEAVNMTRKELQDWLGTDESKSVGQGEGESKGHESGRRIVKLLAKNKSDYTDDDIDHMKKVNGYVKRHLGQGPKNDVEDSKWRYSLINFPNATPRAA, encoded by the coding sequence ATGACAAACGACGACCGCCGGCAGGCTATAGACGAGTTCGACGAAGCCGTGAACATGACCCGCAAGGAGCTCCAAGACTGGCTCGGGACCGACGAGTCCAAGTCCGTCGGCCAAGGAGAGGGCGAGTCAAAAGGCCACGAGTCGGGACGCAGGATCGTCAAGCTCCTGGCGAAGAACAAGTCCGACTACACCGACGATGACATAGACCACATGAAGAAGGTCAACGGCTACGTCAAACGCCACCTCGGCCAGGGTCCGAAGAACGACGTTGAGGACTCCAAGTGGCGCTACTCTCTCATCAACTTTCCAAACGCAACGCCGCGGGCGGCTTAG